In Zhaonella formicivorans, one DNA window encodes the following:
- a CDS encoding complex I subunit 4 family protein, translating into MAFPILTSILLAPVLGVLVILFIPQDEERLIKITAAIATFIALVLSVIAFLTYDRGVAGLQFLEDYSWVPSFGINYSVGVDGMSLPLVLLTAIVIFTGVFASWDMHTRVKEFFIFLLLLVAGVFGVFISRDLFFFYLFFEVAVIPMYVLIGVWGSTRKEYAAMKLTLYLLVGSAFALIGIIALYLYAAGQLGFNTFDIQTLGTITYDRGFQKFAFFLMMIGFGFLVPMWPLHTWSPDGHVAAPTAVSMLHAGVLMKLGGYGLIRAGVFLFPEGAKYWAPLIALLCIVNVVYGAMVAMVQKDLKFVIGYSSVSHMGYVLLGIASLNAAGIDGAVAQMFAHGIMTALFFALVGNIYHKAHTREIAKFGGLAHQMPRVAAGFMIGGLASLGLPGLNNFVAEFLIFVGSFTKEAVLFGGLHFRVLSILAILGVVITAVYVLRVVQFTFFGPRKEEWNHLTDARGVEMVPIVVLCGVLILFGLFPSPLVDLIDLGVTPLVDKISAAAEIGGIF; encoded by the coding sequence CTTTTCCGATCTTGACTTCGATTTTGTTGGCCCCTGTGCTCGGTGTGCTGGTTATCCTTTTTATTCCTCAGGATGAAGAACGATTAATAAAAATTACTGCTGCCATCGCCACATTTATTGCCTTGGTCCTTTCTGTTATAGCTTTTCTGACCTATGACCGCGGGGTTGCGGGGCTGCAGTTTTTAGAGGATTACAGCTGGGTCCCCAGTTTTGGCATAAACTACTCAGTAGGCGTTGATGGCATGAGCCTTCCGTTGGTGCTCTTAACAGCCATTGTCATCTTTACGGGAGTTTTTGCTTCCTGGGACATGCATACCAGGGTTAAGGAATTTTTTATTTTCCTTTTGCTCTTGGTGGCCGGAGTTTTTGGGGTATTTATCTCCCGGGACCTGTTCTTTTTCTACCTCTTTTTTGAGGTGGCTGTTATCCCTATGTATGTCCTGATCGGCGTTTGGGGTAGTACTCGCAAAGAGTATGCTGCCATGAAGCTTACCCTTTACCTCCTGGTCGGAAGCGCTTTTGCCTTAATCGGCATAATCGCACTGTACTTATATGCTGCCGGGCAGCTCGGGTTCAATACTTTTGATATTCAAACTTTAGGTACTATTACTTACGATCGGGGATTCCAGAAGTTTGCTTTCTTTCTGATGATGATCGGCTTCGGTTTTCTTGTCCCCATGTGGCCGCTGCACACCTGGTCTCCCGATGGTCACGTGGCAGCTCCCACTGCGGTCAGTATGCTCCACGCGGGCGTTTTAATGAAATTAGGTGGCTACGGTTTAATTAGGGCAGGAGTATTTTTGTTCCCGGAAGGAGCAAAATACTGGGCTCCATTAATTGCTTTGCTCTGTATAGTCAACGTGGTATACGGCGCTATGGTTGCCATGGTGCAGAAGGATTTGAAATTTGTAATCGGTTATTCCAGTGTTAGCCACATGGGCTATGTGCTTTTAGGTATTGCCTCTTTGAATGCCGCGGGTATTGACGGTGCAGTGGCGCAGATGTTTGCCCACGGTATTATGACAGCTTTATTCTTTGCTTTGGTAGGCAATATTTATCATAAGGCTCATACCAGGGAAATTGCCAAATTCGGAGGCCTGGCGCACCAAATGCCTCGCGTTGCAGCCGGCTTTATGATTGGTGGTCTGGCATCGCTGGGGTTACCGGGGTTAAATAATTTTGTGGCTGAGTTTTTGATTTTTGTCGGTTCCTTTACCAAAGAAGCAGTACTGTTTGGCGGTCTGCATTTTCGTGTACTTTCCATTCTGGCGATTTTAGGCGTGGTAATTACTGCAGTTTACGTTTTAAGAGTGGTGCAATTTACGTTTTTTGGGCCACGCAAAGAGGAATGGAATCATTTAACCGACGCCCGTGGTGTGGAAATGGTACCGATTGTGGTTTTATGTGGGGTATTGATTCTCTTTGGTTTATTCCCCTCGCCTTTAGTCGATTTAATCGACCTTGGAGTTACACCCTTAGTTGACAAGATTTCTGCTGCAGCAGAGATTGGGGGGATTTTCTAG